In Pygocentrus nattereri isolate fPygNat1 chromosome 3, fPygNat1.pri, whole genome shotgun sequence, the DNA window CGCGAACCTCAAGCTCTCCCGTTACTAGGagacgcaaataaacaaacatgagtttgtagtatttttaaactttatttattttttaaaagagttTTAAACGTTAAACTCGGTCGTGccttaggctacgttcacatcaTACGCCTCGtggctcaaatccgatctctccgACTTCACACTGATTTAGGTCAGAGaccggtcattaatgtgatgaaccggcctgaactgaccctcatgagctcctcctgctcagtaacgtcacgtgactgaatcactgcatcatcagcacaaactaacgagcagaacgagcttcgctgagaagatcattaactctgatcagctctcagcttcattattagatccagacggaggagaagaaggtgagacgagctgcttttccaccgtttacaggctttaacttgtGTTcagcgctgttgccatggtaacgctgaacgaTGGTCAcgcgcagtggaaaaaaaaaaaaaaagcacatggattccgatctgagcgtcacattaaggtcgaaTGGCCAAGAATTGGACACGTATCCGATCCAGGACcgcatatgaaagtggctcagatcgGATTGGagtccacacagtcctgaaaacaccagatctgagtcacattagggcaaaaaatctgatttgtgccacttcagcctggtaatgtgaacgcagcttCGCTCCAAACGTGAGTGACTGACACTTTTCTTTccttacttgctgtattttgttGTTTCGCGCTGTTATCACTGGCTGTCGGAGGAGTCGTTCAGATGGAGCTGTTGATCGGTTTACACTAGGTTACGCTCACGACTCACGAATGTCTGATAAACTCTGACTGCTCGATCAGGAGGCCAAAAAACATCTGCGCTCCTCACACAACACGACTCCACAGCCTCTCCAACTGTCGACTCAGACTAGAGCCGaccagctcagactgagaatcCGCCTAAAAGCGGGGTAAAGGTCGTGTAGTGTAACTCCGGCTTAAACTGAGGAAGCATCCACAGTCGAGACACCTAAACACACCACCCTCTGATTACCAGACCATTATCAATTCAGACCACTACAGATCTGCTGGTCAGGATGCCTTTGGTCGTCAGATTTTCAGCGGCTCTCAGAAAGCCGTTAAACATATTTCAAACCATTTCAGTGGCTCAATGGACCATTTGGCAAAGAACTGACTACGCAATCTGGATCAGGCCATGTTGGATAAACAAAAACGTCGTCTGACTTTCCGTTAACGGAGCGAATTGTAAGAATAACAGACTGAGATCAAGTAATTTGCCAAAATTAAATCCATGACTAAAGACAAACTTAAATGCGCTTTACGTGCTCGACTTAACAAAAGCCCAACTAAAGCGACTGTGCTACTTACCAGCAACACATGCCTGAGGCCCAGCTCTGCCTTCCAGTCTCTCTTCAGAACATTGACACAGATTTCACCCTTGTGTCCGACGTTTGGATGGAAAATCTTGGTCAGGAAATAGCCTCTGGGTGGTACAGCAGGAAAATCCTTCCCCAAGACCAAGCGCATCCTGAACACTCCTCCGGCATACGGGGTCCCTTCtattaaaaacacagcaaagaaaATAAGAACAGATGACCAAGTTTAAGATTCACGGCATGTTCTGTGCTCAGATCTCAAATCTACCCTCTTATTCGTGATGTTTAGGGTAAGAGGGACAAGCCGAGACACGTTCGTGCCTGAGGTTTTATCTTAGGCTTTGCACTAAAGCCAAGAGACTAATGCCAACGAGTAAGAGAGGCAGATGTACACCAATTTACAGCTGTGGCTCATCAAAATAGAcgctcagaaataaaggtatgaaacggtcactggggaggttccctcaagggtccatctcagtaccatTAGTCAGGGAAaaataactgaaccataatccactgaattAAAACATCTGGATAtgaaaaaggaacaaataccaacttttcacctggaaaaactgatttaaggttcacaatcagaccttagaaccactgctggagctttgagggaacatttacactgtttgtaccttgaacgaaaaatgtacctgaacagaacctgcATTTCTAACCGTGTAgattactaaataaataaactcaatTTTACATTTCAATCGACTAGGCTTAGTAATTACTAGCAGTACGAATGACGAACAGGGCACACATTTATGTTCCTGACAAAGCTGCGTCCAGCAGTGTCCAATCAATAGTCACACAAATGTCTACAGTTACACACAACTACATATCTAAGAAGTAAACTTTCACGCTGCCCTCGAAAATGTTACAGCACCATGTCTTTTGTTTTCATAAACCCAAATTACGTCTCAAAGAATTCATTTACTGCAACACACCCAACTAACATTGGTGCAGAATAATATAACCCTGAAatctaacaactgtgcaaaatGACTGCAGTCAGCTGACACAACTGCGATTACGTAATAACtgaaaatcctattactgaaagggaggaaacccacaccagcaggatctcacaaaTACAGGCAGGTTTGTAGTTGCaaattatgtatataaaataaaaggttGCGTTAAACTGCAACATATTGAAATGGCATACTTTTATGCcggttacaagcttcaaatgtttaTGTAGCACCAGCCCAAGTAGTATTAAACAATGTGTGGGCAGTGAACGCCTAGTTATTTACCAGTAATGGCcattacacatatatatatgtatatatatatatatatatatatatatatatatatatatatatatatatatatatatatatctatctatctatatataaggtgtcgaggaaaaatatggacccgagaaattcttgttactttttattgtttttctgtttatttgaattatgaatacgactttattctaatgtatattgtgataaactccctgctgagctaaactggttaaacatttgcttagatgcctaaaactctcacacagtgctgtatgtgtatatatctttTTACTACATTTGGGGCAAATATTGGGGGGAATTATGTAAATTTAACTTTTGGCCAAGCTTGAACAGTATGGCAATGCTGGAGAATTACTACCTGGACCCTCGATAGCAGTGTGAAGCTCTGTGATGTCCTCCTCGCTGGGGTAGATTTTGATCCCTTCAGGCGGGTCTGCTGCCAGTGCAGAGACTTCTTTATAAACTAGTCTCAAAACTTGAGGGGGCAAGTTCTCCAcatttgagttctgctcaaagaggaagaaaagaaaaacgaaaGTAAGCTGTTGTGCAAGAGAACAGAGATAAACAACCAACTCGCATATAAAGAATTGTAAATTAACTCAAGCTGTCCAACTTAGAGATCTGAAAATCAGTCTACATCTGTTGGTCATTTAAGTTCAGGCtcaaaaattattttcaaaaaaaatatttttctcaagACAAACAATATCATGGTGTCATCCAGAGCCGGTTAGGATCACAATCTAGGTGGAATCAGACCACTCTTCAGCTCCATAGAAGTCTCCGTGGGTGTTTTAATGAATCAAGAAACTcatacaacaaaaataaacatgtgaTTAAAGGGcatatatcatggaaaactgaattccccatattttaaaaaaataaacagtgttaaagtttcaaagcatatatacctattcagcctacagcacctTAGCTTTGCCTACTAACACTGATGTTCCAAGCTTTTTGACtgagacagccaatcagaagagagctcaTTTATGAAGAGAGGTTGTAAAATGGTTGCATAGAAATTATTGACAGTTTTAGGTAAATAAAACCACTCAAAATGTTAGAAGTGGGCCTacagtgaaaaaataaagtaGATGTGccctttaaagctgcactgtgtaactagtggggatttggagacctctctggtggaaatgtgtaactgcatgtaATTTGTTCTTGCACAAATTACATGCAGTTACgcatttccaccacagaggtctccaaatccccagtAGTTTAGTAGCATGGGCTGTGATTCGGACCCCTGCCCTGAGCAGATCGATCTGAAGACTGAACGAGAATTCAAAGAACTCTGTCTAATCGTGGTGAAGGAGCGTCTTCTGAGGACGCGAGTGAATTATACACTATTGTAATCAAGTTTTCATCAGAATGCAGATTTTGAGATCATGTGAGGTCTAAACAATCAAGCCGGTCCTCCGTTCTGAGTCTGTGTGCGACGTTAATACGTAAAGACTTAGGACATGGTGTTAAATACACGCCAGAGTGCATTGAAACCCCAGGCACCACAGTAAAACttcagcaccatttaaggtggaaagggaatTGTAAGAAGCTATAATACTCCTTTTGGTTTCACCGGGTCACATTATTGATTCACCAAAACACCGGAAAGAGCTTTGCAGACACAATATGTAGCAATACAATAAACAGTTTCTgccataataaaaaataatccttatcctttacattgtacattaatttaatgaagaatggactaaagaaataactgaaaatgaatggggGGGGTTGGAAGTCCAGTTCCACtgacttaaattaaaagtagagtgtttttccactgctgtaaagttaccattctggagcaacgatgggggcagtcatgggctggaggtcagggaaccagccacGTGACCgcaaggtcgctggttcgatccccagagccgacagcacatgactgaggtgtccttgagcaagacgcctaacccccaactgctccccgggcgctgcggatagggctgccaaccgctccgggcaagtgtgctcactgccccctagtgtgtgtgtgctcagtagtgtgtatgtggtgtttcacttcacggatgggttaaatgtggaggtggaatttccccgatgtgggactaataagggcctCTTAATCTCAATTAATAAGGACAAAACACTAGTATAGTAAACAGCCCTGCCAAACATTTCTGCATCTCTCTAACCTCAAGGTGCTTTTGTCTGATGTGCTTTGGCAGAAATGCCACAGGATCAATGTTATGCGCCGCGGATCAATACGACATGTCAACAACGAACAGAAATCTTCCAGTGAGATCCAGATCGGAGGCAAGAAAAGCCCAAGTGTGGCAGCACGGAGGGGAAAAGTTGCTGCTTTTGAAGGGAGAAAGCGGTGTTTAAAGGTGTTGAGCTGAGAGTGAGATTGATCGGTGATTAGAGACTGGCTGCATGTGACGAGAAGAAAACGGGTGGCAGGTGCGCAAGTGGGCGCAGCGATGAAAACGAGCGCGTTTCTGTGGGTTGTTTGAATTATCGCTGTAGGGCTTCACGAACAGAACACCAAGCACGTCGTCTATAGCGCTGGGCGATACAACCTCAAATCAATATCACGCTTAATTGAATATTTCATCTCGATTACAATTAATGGGTCATTTTTTTGCCCTCATAGTTCACTGACAAGCTTTATACCGTAAACATGTTCTGCATATCTTAATGTAAATCGtctacagaccggctggaacaaaacaacattaatactgatctggagaaactgaccaaactgagctgaacctgatattgggtcagttttatgggcTCCGTCCGACTTCAAACGACGTCATCAGAATTCAcgcgacttttacgtcaatccaactcCGCATTCGTCATAATATTGCGCTGCTGCAACCTCAAACATTCGGGGTGATACTGCTGTACAAAGATTAGAAGGGACTTATTCAAAGcctccgtgtttgaagagatttctaAAGAAACGTCCGAAcgcggccgcaggagaacgaggctgcagcgtcaaaggACAGTTAAACGTctaaaagcaaagtttaaagaaaccGAGGACGCAAACCAAAAAAGTGACTACCCCCTTTTTACGGCAtcctgggtgatgagcccagctgtcggccagtgaagcttcatgatgctcCGGTGACGCTGGTGAAGACGAAGCTCTGGGGGCGACTAGCGttcgttggcagttgtgattgtttaccccTGGATGAGCTCTTCTTTTGGTCACGTGGgccagtttaggagctgatcagCTTAGACTGATGTcccatacagatcacatttaaaagatattgtgaGCAGCCAAACataaaaatcggatttggtgagaaaattaaatttgggccacttttacctgctgtgtgaaccgAGCCTTAGCTCCCATGTCTCAGATTGGACGTGGTGGAGTCACGTGACGACGCGCGGTAAGTTTTAAGGGGACAGTACATCAAAAACACAGAGCCGGGAAAGGATCAacagaacttaaaaaaaaatgatatatatatatatatatatatatatatatatatatatatatatatatatatatatatatatatatatatatttatttatatataaaaataaccaACACGGGCAAGATTACGTCGGTTAGAGGCTCTGAATCTCGGTTTCGATTACTTTTCGATTAATCGCCCAGTCTTAGCTAAAAGAATCACTAACATTACATAACATTGATTCTGTGATCCTTTCTGAATTCCACCGTATCAATAATCCCCACTATACAACAGGTAGTTCTGGCCAGGTGAGCTGATTGGTGGAGCAGCGTTCTAacggtgctgttatttcaccataatatCAAAAACGGACGctactgagcagcttttcagtcggcagctgtgacagaagaacagctgaacaacctggaatcagccagaaatgaacccaacaccattcgccaaactaaacgggctgtaagaagctttacagaccggctggaacaaaacaacattaatactgatctggacaaactgaccaaactgagctgaacctgatattggctcagttttatggGCTCCGTCCGACTTCAAAAGCAGACTGAGCAGCGGGTGggcggagctcattactctgacgtagcaacgagctgctcgttaaggagctctaattaggaggaaggaactgaacattaaaacatattaaacgccgcgttcacggccagtttattcatttcttactgtatttatttaactgttgtatcaaagcagtagagacactttgggttctactgctttaacATGTATTTCAGAGAGGAACAAAACCtgccactagagggcgctctaAATCCACAGAACAACATTTATtcaaactattattattattatgctattCAACACAATTTCAAAGACACAATGATTTGTATTCAATATatggcactaaatccagttgaATGACTTATAGATAAATTTTAGTCCAGTTAAATTTTGCTCCCTTTACAGAGCAATAAGTACTGATGACCACCAACAATGTCCATAATATGTTCAGGAAAGCATTTTGTATTGTAACAATTTatcataatacatttatattgccccaatattaacattttggtaCCTAAAATGCGTCTTTGATGCAACAAAGTAAATGAACGACTGGAGCAAACAAGGATACAGAACTATTAAGCTATAAAATTTATCAAAATTATGAAAGTAAGTTGGCACTGTGAGCAGGATGTTTGGGCTGCATTGGGAACGGTACTAAAATAATGAGAATTTTATTAATTCCACTGCATTTGTAACTGGCTACAAATGGATAACTTTTCTCTGAAAGCTCCATGACCCCAGATCAGAATTATTTCACTCCACTAAACGACCGATTTACGCGGCAGCCAATTTAATACTGGTGTTAAGGCTTCTGATCACCTTCTGAGCCTcacgttgtttttttttttactgcagaaATCCCTGTTTCATGTGCACAAGACTTCTAAAATCATCAGTATCGGGATAGCTGTATTACTTGATATCGGATCGGGAAGAAAATCGGTGGTATCGCCCACCCCCAGCTACCGCTTCAGTCCGATTGCTGCTGCTAGACAGCGACTTTCAACACAAGGCCAAGAAGTTGGCTTCTTCTTCAAAgctcacgttccaccttaaatggtgcagcacttacatCCTGGTGCCTCTGGCTCCACAACATaactgcggcaccatttaaggtggaacaggaaaactgGTACAAGAAGCGGATATTCTTCCTCCCTTCCAtaatttccagttccaccttaaacgatgCAGCAACTATTTCCTGATACCCCGGGCACCACAGTGTAACctctgtaccatttaaggtgggatgaAAAATTGGTATAAGCAGCTTACATCTTTGTTCTTCCTTTTATAGcatccgttccaccttaaatggtgcggcaacTGGGGCCCAGAGCCCCATAATATAACTTCAgcatcatttaaggtagaactggTATAAGAAGCTAATATCAGCTATGTAAAAACAAAGAGCTATGGCCTCTTCTTgtaatttcccattccaccttaaatgtgttGATTGAATCTGCACCAAAGTAATTGTTGGACCGTTTAAGTTGGAACTGGaaaattggttaaaaaaaataagctttCATCATCTTCTGATtatccattccaccttaaatggtgctgcaacTACATTTTGATGCCCGGGCCCCCACAGTACAACTTCTgaaccgtttaaggtggaacgagaaattGGTATAAGCAGCTTACgtcttctttcttcctttaataatatctgttccaccttaaatcgtgcgGCAACTACATTCTGGTGCTCAGGGCCCCACAATATAACttcggcaccatttaaggtggaactggaaaactGGCATAAGAAGCCAACAACCGCCTGAATTTTCCTAGaatttcacgttccaccttaaatagcgcgGCAACCACATTCAAGTGCCCCAGGCCCCACAGTACATGCGAACTTCTGcatcgtttaaggtggaatgggaagaCTGGTATAAGAAGCTAACGTCTGCTTTCttcttcctgttccaccttaaacgatgCGGCAGCTTTAGTGCGATGCCCCGGGTCCCACAGTGcaactttaaggtggaacggaaaattagAAGAAGAAACCAGGGCTCTTCATTCGTTCACAGCTAAAGTTGGCTTCTAACACCAACTGTcaactccaccttaaatggttcagcaGTTACACTGTAGAGCCCGAGACAGGAGACGGTAAcagccgcaccatttaaggtggaaccgaaATTTGGTATTTCAACCCGAGCTTGGGACAAACGAAAAGCGCTAGCTTGTCAACTTGGGCCACAGACAGGCTTAATTAACGACAGCAGGGATAATTAGAGCGGGTTAACTTACCATTTCGGCTGTGATAAGCGGGTTAAAAAGACGGAACCGGTCCAAACGGCAGCCTCTCTTGAGAGCCGGGCAGACGAAGCTGGTGTGAGCCCTTAGCGTTAACTGGGCAGGCTAACGTTAGCTTCGGGAGGAATCAACGGCTATATAAGC includes these proteins:
- the ube2s gene encoding ubiquitin-conjugating enzyme E2 S, which codes for MNSNVENLPPQVLRLVYKEVSALAADPPEGIKIYPSEEDITELHTAIEGPEGTPYAGGVFRMRLVLGKDFPAVPPRGYFLTKIFHPNVGHKGEICVNVLKRDWKAELGLRHVLLTIKCLLIHPNPESALNEEAGRLLLEDYAEYASRAHLLTEIHAMGGSSGAVQEAGDGPQPKKHAGDPSKRAAGPMTAGGAGGSNSSTTSGTNSSNSTAAAKKKTDKKRALRRL